In Puntigrus tetrazona isolate hp1 chromosome 7, ASM1883169v1, whole genome shotgun sequence, the following are encoded in one genomic region:
- the LOC122347927 gene encoding transient receptor potential cation channel subfamily M member 1-like has product MDTRGFGGKKGKEGSFKRASIKRTSSGSQKFQRAWIERTFLKRECIHIFPSKEPNKCCCGQLVNQHVAILPGSTNKSAEEGQGVQTEPPQEKWLVAKHTQATPTDAYGIIEFQGGGHVNKAMYIRVSFDTKPDNLLHLMVKDWQLELPTLLISVHGGLQNFDLQPKLKQVFGKGLIKAAVTTGAWIFTGGVSTGVIRHVGDALKDHSSKSRGKVCAIGIAPWGIVENKEDLIGRDVTRPYQTMSNPLSKLSVLNNSHSHFILADNGTHGKYGAEVRLRRQLEKHISLQKINTRLGHGVPLVCLILEGGPNVISIVLESLREEPPVPVVVCDGSGRASDIISFAHKYSEEDG; this is encoded by the exons TTTCAGAGGGCATGGATTGAAAGGACTTTTCTAAAAAGGGAGTGCATTCATATATTCCCCAGCAAAGAGCCCAACAA ATGTTGCTGCGGTCAGCTGGTAAACCAACATGTGGCTATTCTTCCTGGCTCCACCAATAAGAGCGCAGAGGAAGGCCAGGGGGTGCAGACCGAGCCTCCACAAGAGAAGTGGTTGGTTGCTAAGCATACACAAGCCACGCCCACTGACGCATACGGCATCATTGAATTCCAGGGAGGAGGTCATGTCAACAAGGCCATG TATATCCGTGTGTCCTTTGATACCAAACCTGATAACCTTCTGCATCTGATGGTGAAAGACTGGCAGCTGGAGCTGCCCACCTTACTGATCTCTGTGCACGGAGGCCTGCAGAATTTCGACTTGCAGCCCAAACTCAAGCAAGTGTTTGGAAAGGGCCTGATAAAAGCAGCGGTTACCACTGGGGCCTGGATCTTCACCGGGGGAGTTAGTACAG GAGTGATTCGGCATGTGGGAGATGCGCTGAAAGACCACTCCTCCAAGTCCCGTGGGAAGGTGTGCGCCATCGGAATTGCACCATGGGGTATTGTGGAAAACAAAGAGGATCTGATCGGACGAGAC GTGACGCGACCTTACCAAACCATGTCCAACCCTCTGAGTAAACTTTCTGTGCTTAACAACAGCCATTCCCACTTTATTCTTGCTGACAATGGCACTCACGGAAAATATGGCGCTGAGGTCCGACTGCGCAGGCAGCTGGAGAAACACATCTCTCTGCAGAAGATCAACACAC gtCTGGGTCATGGGGTCCCTTTGGTGTGTCTGATTCTGGAAGGAGGGCCAAATGTAATCTCTATTGTTTTGGAGAGTCTACGTGAGGAGCCCCCTGTCCCTGTGGTTGTGTGCGACGGCAGCGGCCGAGCCTCGGATATTATTTCATTCGCTCACAAATACTCGGAGGAGGATGGGTGA